One Kribbella sp. NBC_00662 genomic region harbors:
- a CDS encoding ROK family protein produces the protein MATTPGTPRLLRAMNDRAALDLLLSQGPLSRTTLGNLTGLSKPTASQLLARLEAAHLVRQSGTTAGRPGPNAQLYEINGSIAYVAGLDVTPARIRAAVADLTGKVVGEYELATPGRSAKGTVDRVVKAIEGAAGEAGLNRERLHRVSIGTPGGFDPTTGRLRYATHLPGWHAPHLLEELAAAIAVPLEVENDVNLAAIAEQRIGHAREHDNFVLLWGEEGIGAAIVINGRLHRGATGGAGEVAFLPLPGTPLVRNVGRNNAGGFQELAGGEPVLELAREHGLKARTPEAAIAIALQTEGAGDAVLEEFAHRLAVGLAAIVAVVDPELIVLAGGVITAGGERLRGLVQDELADLAVPRPQLLMTAISTDPVLSGALQSALITTRDEVFDTAGPPVT, from the coding sequence ATGGCAACAACACCCGGAACGCCGCGCCTGCTGCGCGCGATGAACGACCGCGCCGCCCTGGATCTGCTGCTCAGCCAGGGCCCGCTCTCCCGCACCACGCTGGGCAACCTGACCGGTCTGTCCAAGCCGACCGCATCCCAGCTGCTCGCGCGGCTGGAGGCTGCGCACCTGGTCCGCCAGAGCGGCACCACCGCGGGCCGGCCCGGGCCGAACGCACAGCTCTACGAGATCAACGGCAGCATCGCGTACGTCGCGGGCCTTGACGTGACGCCGGCCCGGATCCGGGCGGCCGTTGCGGACCTGACCGGCAAGGTGGTCGGCGAGTACGAGCTGGCCACGCCGGGCCGCAGCGCCAAGGGCACGGTCGACCGGGTGGTCAAGGCGATCGAGGGCGCGGCCGGCGAGGCGGGTCTGAACCGCGAGCGACTGCACCGGGTCTCGATCGGTACTCCGGGTGGTTTCGACCCGACCACCGGCCGGCTGCGGTACGCGACCCACCTGCCAGGGTGGCACGCGCCGCATCTGCTCGAGGAGCTGGCCGCCGCGATCGCCGTACCGCTGGAGGTCGAGAACGACGTCAATCTGGCCGCGATCGCCGAGCAGCGCATCGGCCACGCCCGCGAGCACGACAACTTCGTGCTGCTGTGGGGTGAGGAAGGCATCGGCGCCGCGATCGTCATCAACGGGCGGTTGCACCGCGGTGCGACCGGCGGCGCGGGCGAGGTCGCGTTCCTGCCGCTCCCGGGTACGCCGCTGGTCCGCAACGTCGGCCGCAACAACGCCGGCGGCTTCCAGGAGCTTGCCGGCGGCGAACCGGTCCTGGAGCTCGCCCGCGAGCACGGCCTGAAGGCACGTACGCCGGAGGCCGCGATCGCGATCGCGCTGCAGACCGAGGGCGCGGGCGACGCCGTACTCGAGGAGTTCGCGCACCGGCTGGCGGTCGGTCTGGCGGCGATCGTCGCGGTCGTCGATCCCGAGCTGATCGTGCTGGCCGGCGGCGTCATCACCGCGGGCGGGGAACGGCTGCGCGGTCTCGTCCAGGACGAGCTCGCCGATCTCGCCGTACCGCGGCCGCAGCTGCTGATGACCGCGATCAGCACCGACCCCGTGCTCTCCGGAGCACTGCAGTCCGCATTGATCACCACCCGCGACGAAGTCTTCGACACAGCGGGTCCACCGGTTACCTAG
- a CDS encoding DUF2891 domain-containing protein translates to MEYAAAWADIACQVLETPYPYGAGHASTGPDDVDVTPDRLHPAFHGSYDWHSSAHMQWSLVRLLALAPDQVGGRPIEVLDRRLTPEAIAIEAEYLRERPSYERPYGWAWAAMLVAAGRQTKWAEALRPLGDVIADLVLAWLPKQAYPVRHGVHLNTAFALALLFEANDELGRADVVDAVRARAVEWFGADTAYDTRFEPSGTDFLSPALSEAELMRRVLPDAEFSSWLSAFLPGLGKDAHQHLLEVPMTDDSGDGQLAHLSGLALSRAWQLRTIAPALPDVAAVLREGADRQVEAVLPTVTGGDFMSTHWLVSFALLADQA, encoded by the coding sequence ATGGAGTACGCCGCCGCCTGGGCCGACATCGCCTGTCAGGTGCTCGAAACGCCGTACCCGTACGGCGCTGGGCATGCGTCGACCGGCCCGGACGACGTCGACGTCACCCCGGATCGTCTGCACCCTGCCTTCCACGGGTCGTACGACTGGCACTCCAGCGCGCACATGCAGTGGTCCCTGGTCCGGTTGCTCGCACTGGCACCGGACCAGGTCGGCGGGCGTCCGATCGAGGTACTCGATCGGCGCCTGACACCGGAGGCCATCGCCATCGAGGCGGAGTACCTGCGCGAGCGGCCGTCGTACGAACGTCCGTACGGCTGGGCCTGGGCGGCGATGCTGGTGGCCGCCGGTCGTCAGACCAAGTGGGCGGAGGCACTCAGGCCGCTCGGCGACGTCATCGCGGACCTAGTACTCGCCTGGTTGCCGAAGCAGGCCTATCCGGTGCGGCACGGTGTGCATCTCAATACGGCGTTCGCGCTCGCCTTGTTGTTCGAGGCGAACGACGAGCTCGGCCGGGCGGATGTGGTCGACGCAGTTCGCGCCCGGGCGGTCGAGTGGTTCGGGGCGGACACGGCGTACGACACGCGCTTCGAGCCGTCCGGTACGGACTTCCTGTCGCCCGCGTTGTCCGAGGCGGAGTTGATGCGACGGGTGCTGCCGGATGCGGAGTTCTCGAGTTGGCTGTCCGCGTTCCTTCCGGGACTGGGGAAGGACGCTCATCAGCACTTGCTGGAGGTGCCGATGACGGACGACTCCGGGGACGGCCAGTTGGCGCACCTGTCAGGGCTTGCGTTGAGTCGGGCCTGGCAGTTGCGGACGATCGCACCCGCGCTGCCCGATGTGGCTGCGGTTCTTCGTGAAGGCGCGGACCGTCAGGTCGAGGCCGTGCTGCCGACGGTCACCGGCGGGGACTTCATGTCGACGCACTGGCTGGTGTCGTTCGCCCTGCTGGCCGATCAGGCATAG
- a CDS encoding DUF979 domain-containing protein produces the protein MIKVEWFYWLCGIFFLLIALQVVNDRSNHKRIGSAAFCGILGLSFCYGTFVVHKQAPAWLLGIAVIGIAALAGAGFPGRGQERTTTPEQRARFADRFGNKLFLPALVIPVVAAIFGAWLAKVKLGNGKLLLEAGSATIIGLGVASILALAVGLILFRPRSPAVPLHEGRRLLEHIGWAAILPQMLATLGLLFTASGVGKAVGRVTDHLIPKGSLIAAVALYCIGMAIFTIIMGNAFAAFPVMTAAVGWPLLVQQFHGTPAVVFAVGMLAGFCGTLCTPMAANFNLVPAALLEMKDQYGPIKAQIPTAVPLLACNIVIMYIFAF, from the coding sequence GTGATCAAGGTCGAGTGGTTCTACTGGCTGTGCGGGATCTTCTTCCTGCTGATCGCGCTGCAGGTCGTCAACGACCGCAGCAACCACAAGCGCATCGGCAGCGCGGCGTTCTGCGGCATCCTCGGACTGTCGTTCTGCTACGGCACCTTCGTGGTGCACAAGCAGGCTCCGGCCTGGCTGCTCGGCATCGCGGTGATCGGTATCGCGGCGCTCGCCGGCGCGGGTTTCCCGGGCCGCGGTCAGGAGCGTACGACGACGCCGGAGCAGCGGGCGCGCTTCGCGGACCGGTTCGGCAACAAGCTGTTCCTGCCGGCGCTGGTGATCCCGGTGGTCGCGGCGATCTTCGGCGCCTGGCTGGCCAAGGTGAAGCTCGGCAACGGCAAGCTGCTGCTCGAGGCCGGCTCGGCCACCATCATCGGCCTCGGCGTCGCCTCGATCCTCGCGCTGGCCGTCGGCCTGATCCTGTTCCGGCCGAGGTCCCCCGCCGTCCCGCTGCACGAAGGCCGACGGCTGCTCGAACACATCGGCTGGGCCGCGATCCTGCCGCAGATGCTCGCCACGCTCGGCCTGCTGTTCACCGCGTCCGGCGTCGGGAAGGCGGTCGGCCGGGTCACCGATCACCTGATCCCGAAGGGCTCGCTGATCGCTGCCGTCGCGCTGTACTGCATCGGGATGGCGATCTTCACGATCATCATGGGCAACGCGTTCGCGGCGTTCCCGGTGATGACCGCTGCGGTCGGCTGGCCGCTGCTGGTACAGCAGTTCCACGGCACGCCGGCGGTGGTGTTCGCGGTCGGCATGCTGGCCGGCTTCTGCGGCACTTTGTGTACGCCGATGGCCGCCAACTTCAATCTGGTCCCCGCGGCACTGCTGGAGATGAAGGATCAATACGGGCCGATCAAGGCCCAGATCCCGACCGCCGTCCCGCTGCTCGCCTGCAACATCGTGATCATGTACATCTTCGCCTTCTGA
- a CDS encoding DUF969 domain-containing protein encodes MWVLLAIAVVVVGFALRINSMLVVTAAGIVAGLIGGLSPVKILNAFGDGFAGSRSVTVFIVTLPVIGLIERYGLQHQARKLISKLKVLTTGRLLALYMLIRQGTAAVGLTSIGGYAQAVRPLIHPMAAGAAERKYGKLPEKMQEKIKGFAASADTVGVFFGEDIFVAIGSILLITGFVDTTYGLKLEAIDIAVWAIPTGICALLIHGSRLWLLDRTLDKMAAEADAEAEAEEVAR; translated from the coding sequence ATGTGGGTTCTGCTCGCCATTGCGGTGGTGGTCGTCGGGTTCGCCCTCCGAATCAACTCGATGCTGGTCGTCACCGCGGCCGGGATCGTGGCCGGCCTGATCGGCGGCCTGTCTCCGGTCAAGATCCTGAACGCGTTCGGCGACGGCTTCGCCGGCAGCCGGTCCGTCACCGTCTTCATCGTCACCCTGCCCGTCATCGGGCTGATCGAGCGCTACGGCCTGCAGCACCAGGCCCGCAAGCTGATCAGCAAACTCAAGGTCCTCACCACCGGCCGTCTCCTGGCCCTGTACATGCTGATCCGGCAAGGCACGGCCGCGGTCGGCCTGACCAGCATCGGCGGCTACGCGCAGGCGGTCCGGCCGCTGATCCACCCGATGGCCGCCGGTGCGGCCGAACGCAAGTACGGCAAGTTGCCGGAGAAGATGCAGGAGAAGATCAAGGGCTTCGCCGCCAGCGCCGACACCGTCGGGGTCTTCTTCGGCGAGGACATCTTCGTCGCGATCGGCTCCATCCTGCTGATCACCGGCTTCGTGGACACGACGTACGGCCTGAAGCTCGAAGCGATCGACATCGCCGTCTGGGCGATCCCGACCGGTATCTGCGCCCTGCTCATCCATGGCTCGCGGCTGTGGCTGCTGGATCGGACGCTCGACAAGATGGCTGCCGAGGCCGACGCCGAGGCCGAGGCCGAGGAGGTGGCCCGGTGA
- a CDS encoding uracil-DNA glycosylase codes for MSPKTLTDLVAPDWADALAPVEDTVAKMGEFLRGEIAAGRAYLPAGENVLRAFQQPLQQVKVLVVGQDPYPTPGHPVGLSFSVAPDVRPIPRSLANIYRELMADVGVPAPSNGDLTPWAEQGVLMLNRVLTVQPGKSGAHRGKGWESVTEQAIHALVDRGGPLVAILWGRDAQTLKPMLGSTPYVESAHPSPMSADRGFFGSRPFSRVNALLEQQGATPVDWRLP; via the coding sequence GTGAGTCCCAAGACGTTGACGGATCTGGTGGCGCCGGACTGGGCCGATGCTTTGGCGCCGGTCGAGGACACGGTCGCGAAGATGGGTGAGTTCCTGCGCGGCGAGATCGCTGCCGGGCGTGCTTATCTGCCGGCGGGTGAGAACGTGCTGCGCGCGTTCCAGCAGCCGCTGCAGCAGGTGAAGGTGCTGGTGGTCGGCCAGGATCCGTACCCGACGCCCGGACACCCGGTGGGGCTCAGCTTCTCGGTGGCTCCCGACGTCCGGCCGATCCCGCGGAGTCTGGCGAACATCTACCGCGAGCTGATGGCGGACGTCGGCGTACCGGCTCCGTCCAACGGTGATCTGACGCCGTGGGCCGAGCAGGGCGTGCTGATGCTCAACAGGGTGCTGACCGTGCAGCCTGGCAAGTCCGGTGCGCATCGCGGCAAGGGCTGGGAGAGCGTCACCGAGCAGGCGATCCACGCGCTCGTGGACCGCGGTGGCCCGCTGGTCGCGATCCTGTGGGGCCGCGACGCCCAGACCCTCAAGCCGATGCTCGGCAGCACGCCGTACGTCGAGAGCGCGCACCCGAGCCCCATGTCCGCGGACCGGGGCTTCTTCGGCTCCCGCCCGTTCAGCCGCGTCAACGCGCTCCTCGAGCAGCAGGGCGCGACTCCGGTCGACTGGCGCCTGCCCTGA
- a CDS encoding DUF1990 family protein — protein MRLEELAGLQLTYDVVGSTRYVETPEGYHRLEYRQRIGVGDEVFHRAADALLSWQMQPAAGLPMTATDKTARLGSNSLGRLGPGLLIGQSPLDGIGLPVPCRVVWTVNEPDRIGFAYGTLQGHPESGEESFVVTRDPDGIYFTVRAYSRGATWYTRLAGPLTRKAQHYAARRYATALQRLANP, from the coding sequence ATGAGGCTGGAAGAGTTGGCGGGGCTGCAGCTCACGTACGACGTCGTGGGGTCGACGCGGTACGTCGAGACACCCGAGGGGTACCACCGTCTGGAGTACCGCCAACGGATCGGCGTAGGTGATGAGGTGTTCCACCGGGCCGCTGACGCACTGCTGAGCTGGCAGATGCAACCTGCAGCCGGACTGCCGATGACAGCAACCGACAAGACCGCGCGGCTCGGCAGCAACTCGCTCGGCCGCCTCGGACCGGGTCTGCTGATCGGCCAGTCGCCACTGGACGGCATCGGCCTGCCGGTCCCCTGCCGAGTCGTCTGGACCGTCAACGAACCGGACCGCATCGGCTTCGCGTACGGCACGCTGCAGGGCCACCCCGAGTCCGGCGAGGAGTCCTTCGTCGTCACCCGCGACCCCGACGGCATCTACTTCACCGTCCGCGCCTACAGCCGCGGCGCCACCTGGTACACCCGCCTGGCCGGCCCGCTCACCCGCAAGGCCCAGCACTACGCCGCCCGCCGCTACGCCACCGCACTACAGCGCCTGGCCAACCCATAA